From the Argopecten irradians isolate NY unplaced genomic scaffold, Ai_NY scaffold_0017, whole genome shotgun sequence genome, one window contains:
- the LOC138311329 gene encoding uncharacterized protein isoform X1, whose amino-acid sequence MNPVTPCHLVTRAFKKTHFPCKHFCALICHINNITWNSLPNFYMNNPHFIIDEDCVKLPKDQLFNIQEVEHSTTSCAPCKDLDNTITEPQQPQGPSLSDSARKVREILKDLYNLTYIADSVQAMEEARKHLSSAAEQLREGCPANGSLLLENIPPKRPSKKRKLSTGPLLKKLPTRAKRKRTIKHQFQRISVNDGEYLTLHFGNCFQYCDIGSSKQNVICI is encoded by the exons ATGAATCCAGTCACACCATGCCATCTTGTGACTAGGGCATTCAAGAAAACACATTTCCCCTGTAAGCATTTCTGTGCTTTGATATGCCACATCAATAACATCACATGGAACTCTTTGCCAAACTTCTACATGAACAATCCTCATTTTATCATTGATGAGGATTGTGTCAAGCTGCCGAAAGATCAACTTTTTAACATACAAGAAGTGGAGCATTCTACAACATCATGTGCACCTTGTAAAGACCTAGATAACACCATCACAGAGCCACAGCAGCCGCAAGGTCCTTCTCTTTCTGACTCTGCCAGGAAGGTCAGGGAAATCTTGAAAGATTTATACAATCTCACGTACATTGCTGATTCCGTGCAGGCTATGGAAGAGGCAAGAAAACATCTGTCCTCTGCAGCAGAGCAACTCCGAGAAGGTTGCCCTGCCAATGGTTCATTGCTGTTGGAGAATATTCCTCCAAAGAGACCATCCAAAAAACGAAAATTGTCCACTGGACCTCTTCTTAAGAAACTGCCAACAAGAGCCAAGAGGAAACGTACAATCAAAC ACCAATTCCAGAGAATTTCTGTAAATGACGGTGagtatttaacattacattttgGAAACTGCTTTCAATACTGTGACATAGGCTCaagtaaacaaaatgttatCTGCATATGA